A genome region from Megalobrama amblycephala isolate DHTTF-2021 linkage group LG16, ASM1881202v1, whole genome shotgun sequence includes the following:
- the si:ch211-116o3.5 gene encoding uncharacterized protein si:ch211-116o3.5 isoform X3, with amino-acid sequence MNLNEKKPNKWWTEPDTFAMLALIEQMGLVHELDKKRQRNESLFRRLRLSLAKRGIHFTVTQIRNRWKSLKHKYRKIKLASYRSPAARLSAIESFRYFHMLDHMLVRRPKTGSREDDLTDGHALLGRSLADLDDHTDSPWPEGIIPKCEPESMSSTLEPDVDESLNPDDVAGSEPPSWAVGPDEVMTLGLSGEYLYAVKTEPPSLCTPNSTESTRDAADCSHDDFPAGTSEETSSLILQQLTILNHRLGEQLAEQRAFHCSMLGMMDRQIQVLEQLSNFTRNHQQFESPKTDSTVSLNVHEAQTQTLEPCPMFLMPKMEPTATPWKVSLVEVHKKSLSESGSDTETSQTTEGCKESTSSPPSLEISSSTKNVVVQNGLWKHD; translated from the exons ATGAACCTGAACGAGAAGAAGCCCAACAAGTGGTGGACAGAACCGGACACGTTTGCCATGCTGGCCCTCATAGAGCAGATGGGTCTGGTCCACGAGCTGGACAAGAAGCGTCAGCGCAACGAATCCCTCTTCCGACGCCTCCGTCTGAGTCTGGCAAAGCGGGGCATCCACTTCACCGTCACCCAGATCCGTAACCGCTGGAAGAGCCTCAAACACAAGTACCGTAAGATCAAACTGGCCAGCTACCGAAGTCCAGCTGCACGTCTCTCTGCCATCGAGTCTTTCCGCTACTTCCATATGCTGGATCACATGTTGGTGCGCAGACCAAAGACGGGAAGCAGGGAGGACGACCTCACAGATGGTCACGCCCTTCTTGGACGGTCACTCGCAGACCTGGATGACCACACAGACA GTCCTTGGCCTGAAGGCATAATCCCGAAATGTGAGCCTGAGAGCATGTCTTCTACACTTGAACCCGATGTTGACGAGAGTCTGAATCCTGATGACGTGGCCGGTTCTGAGCCTCCAAGCTGGGCTGTAGGACCAGATGAAGTTATGACCCTGGGCTTGTCAGGAGAATACCTCTATGCAGTGAAGACCGAACCACCATCCCTGTGCACTCCCAACAGTACAGAAAGTACAAGAGACGCCGCCGACTGCAGCCACGACGATTTCCCAG CAGGAACTTCAGAGGAGACCAGCAGCCTCATCCTCCAGCAGCTGACCATCCTGAACCACCGGCTTGGAGAACAGCTGGCCGAGCAGAGAGCCTTCCACTGCAGCATGCTGGGAATGATGGATCGCCAGATCCAGGTCCTGGAGCAGCTCTCCAATTTCACCAGGAACCACCAACAGTTTGAATCTCCGAAGACGGACTCTACAGTTAGTCTGAACGTGCATGAAGCTCAAACGCAGACTCTTGAGCCATGTCCCATGTTCCTCATGCCCAAAATGGAACCAACAGCTACTCCTTGGAAGGTCTCTCTCGTGGAAGTACACAAAAAGTCACTTTCTGAATCGGGCAGTGACACTGAGACTTCTCAAACCACGGAGGGGTGCAAAGAAAGCACTTCTAGTCCACCTTCTTTAGAGATTTCATCCTCAACCAAGAACGTTGTTGTGCAGAATGGATTGTGGAAGCACGATTGA
- the trappc6bl gene encoding trafficking protein particle complex subunit 6B, like: MNMADDALFEFLHMEIVAHVYKEQATREDIDKERVTCVSTLEGMGFRVGQGLIERLTKDCPTFKDDLDIMKFLCKDFWSTIFKKQIDNLRTNHQGTYVLQDNKFALLTQLSSGKQYLEEAPKYLAFSCGLIRGALSNLGLESVVTAEVSLMPSCKFQVVIQKL, encoded by the exons ATGA ATATGGCAGATGACGCTCTGTTTGAATTCCTCCACATGGAGATTGTTGCTCACGTGTACAAGGAGCAGGCGACCCGGGAGGACATTGATAAG GAGAGAGTGACGTGTGTATCTACTCTAGAGGGAATGGGCTTCAGAGTTGGACAAGGACTGATTGAAAG GCTTACAAAAGACTGCCCCACTTTCAAGGATGACCTGGACATAATGAAGTTCCTCTGTAAAGACTTCTGGAGCACTATCTTCAAAAAACAAATCGACAACTTGAGGACTAACCATCAG GGCACATATGTCTTACAGGATAATAAATTTGCACTACTTACTCAACTCTCCAGTGGAAAGCAATACCTTGAGGAAGCCCCAAAA TACTTGGCCTTTTCCTGTGGGCTGATTCGGGGCGCCCTCTCCAACCTGGGCTTGGAGAGTGTAGTGACTGCAGAGGTTTCTTTAATGCCATCAT GTAAATTTCAAGTTGTAATTCAGAAACTCTAG
- the si:ch211-116o3.5 gene encoding uncharacterized protein si:ch211-116o3.5 isoform X1 yields MRWVTCLGASNWVETMNLNEKKPNKWWTEPDTFAMLALIEQMGLVHELDKKRQRNESLFRRLRLSLAKRGIHFTVTQIRNRWKSLKHKYRKIKLASYRSPAARLSAIESFRYFHMLDHMLVRRPKTGSREDDLTDGHALLGRSLADLDDHTDSPWPEGIIPKCEPESMSSTLEPDVDESLNPDDVAGSEPPSWAVGPDEVMTLGLSGEYLYAVKTEPPSLCTPNSTESTRDAADCSHDDFPAGTSEETSSLILQQLTILNHRLGEQLAEQRAFHCSMLGMMDRQIQVLEQLSNFTRNHQQFESPKTDSTVSLNVHEAQTQTLEPCPMFLMPKMEPTATPWKVSLVEVHKKSLSESGSDTETSQTTEGCKESTSSPPSLEISSSTKNVVVQNGLWKHD; encoded by the exons atgagg TGGGTTACATGTTTAGGGGCCTCAAACTGGGTGGAGACCATGAACCTGAACGAGAAGAAGCCCAACAAGTGGTGGACAGAACCGGACACGTTTGCCATGCTGGCCCTCATAGAGCAGATGGGTCTGGTCCACGAGCTGGACAAGAAGCGTCAGCGCAACGAATCCCTCTTCCGACGCCTCCGTCTGAGTCTGGCAAAGCGGGGCATCCACTTCACCGTCACCCAGATCCGTAACCGCTGGAAGAGCCTCAAACACAAGTACCGTAAGATCAAACTGGCCAGCTACCGAAGTCCAGCTGCACGTCTCTCTGCCATCGAGTCTTTCCGCTACTTCCATATGCTGGATCACATGTTGGTGCGCAGACCAAAGACGGGAAGCAGGGAGGACGACCTCACAGATGGTCACGCCCTTCTTGGACGGTCACTCGCAGACCTGGATGACCACACAGACA GTCCTTGGCCTGAAGGCATAATCCCGAAATGTGAGCCTGAGAGCATGTCTTCTACACTTGAACCCGATGTTGACGAGAGTCTGAATCCTGATGACGTGGCCGGTTCTGAGCCTCCAAGCTGGGCTGTAGGACCAGATGAAGTTATGACCCTGGGCTTGTCAGGAGAATACCTCTATGCAGTGAAGACCGAACCACCATCCCTGTGCACTCCCAACAGTACAGAAAGTACAAGAGACGCCGCCGACTGCAGCCACGACGATTTCCCAG CAGGAACTTCAGAGGAGACCAGCAGCCTCATCCTCCAGCAGCTGACCATCCTGAACCACCGGCTTGGAGAACAGCTGGCCGAGCAGAGAGCCTTCCACTGCAGCATGCTGGGAATGATGGATCGCCAGATCCAGGTCCTGGAGCAGCTCTCCAATTTCACCAGGAACCACCAACAGTTTGAATCTCCGAAGACGGACTCTACAGTTAGTCTGAACGTGCATGAAGCTCAAACGCAGACTCTTGAGCCATGTCCCATGTTCCTCATGCCCAAAATGGAACCAACAGCTACTCCTTGGAAGGTCTCTCTCGTGGAAGTACACAAAAAGTCACTTTCTGAATCGGGCAGTGACACTGAGACTTCTCAAACCACGGAGGGGTGCAAAGAAAGCACTTCTAGTCCACCTTCTTTAGAGATTTCATCCTCAACCAAGAACGTTGTTGTGCAGAATGGATTGTGGAAGCACGATTGA
- the si:ch211-116o3.5 gene encoding uncharacterized protein si:ch211-116o3.5 isoform X2, translating to MRWVTCLGASNWVETMNLNEKKPNKWWTEPDTFAMLALIEQMGLVHELDKKRQRNESLFRRLRLSLAKRGIHFTVTQIRNRWKSLKHKYRKIKLASYRSPAARLSAIESFRYFHMLDHMLVRRPKTGSREDDLTDGHALLGRSLADLDDHTDSPWPEGIIPKCEPESMSSTLEPDVDESLNPDDVAGSEPPSWAVGPDEVMTLGLSGEYLYAVKTEPPSLCTPNSTESTRDAADCSHDDFPGTSEETSSLILQQLTILNHRLGEQLAEQRAFHCSMLGMMDRQIQVLEQLSNFTRNHQQFESPKTDSTVSLNVHEAQTQTLEPCPMFLMPKMEPTATPWKVSLVEVHKKSLSESGSDTETSQTTEGCKESTSSPPSLEISSSTKNVVVQNGLWKHD from the exons atgagg TGGGTTACATGTTTAGGGGCCTCAAACTGGGTGGAGACCATGAACCTGAACGAGAAGAAGCCCAACAAGTGGTGGACAGAACCGGACACGTTTGCCATGCTGGCCCTCATAGAGCAGATGGGTCTGGTCCACGAGCTGGACAAGAAGCGTCAGCGCAACGAATCCCTCTTCCGACGCCTCCGTCTGAGTCTGGCAAAGCGGGGCATCCACTTCACCGTCACCCAGATCCGTAACCGCTGGAAGAGCCTCAAACACAAGTACCGTAAGATCAAACTGGCCAGCTACCGAAGTCCAGCTGCACGTCTCTCTGCCATCGAGTCTTTCCGCTACTTCCATATGCTGGATCACATGTTGGTGCGCAGACCAAAGACGGGAAGCAGGGAGGACGACCTCACAGATGGTCACGCCCTTCTTGGACGGTCACTCGCAGACCTGGATGACCACACAGACA GTCCTTGGCCTGAAGGCATAATCCCGAAATGTGAGCCTGAGAGCATGTCTTCTACACTTGAACCCGATGTTGACGAGAGTCTGAATCCTGATGACGTGGCCGGTTCTGAGCCTCCAAGCTGGGCTGTAGGACCAGATGAAGTTATGACCCTGGGCTTGTCAGGAGAATACCTCTATGCAGTGAAGACCGAACCACCATCCCTGTGCACTCCCAACAGTACAGAAAGTACAAGAGACGCCGCCGACTGCAGCCACGACGATTTCCCAG GAACTTCAGAGGAGACCAGCAGCCTCATCCTCCAGCAGCTGACCATCCTGAACCACCGGCTTGGAGAACAGCTGGCCGAGCAGAGAGCCTTCCACTGCAGCATGCTGGGAATGATGGATCGCCAGATCCAGGTCCTGGAGCAGCTCTCCAATTTCACCAGGAACCACCAACAGTTTGAATCTCCGAAGACGGACTCTACAGTTAGTCTGAACGTGCATGAAGCTCAAACGCAGACTCTTGAGCCATGTCCCATGTTCCTCATGCCCAAAATGGAACCAACAGCTACTCCTTGGAAGGTCTCTCTCGTGGAAGTACACAAAAAGTCACTTTCTGAATCGGGCAGTGACACTGAGACTTCTCAAACCACGGAGGGGTGCAAAGAAAGCACTTCTAGTCCACCTTCTTTAGAGATTTCATCCTCAACCAAGAACGTTGTTGTGCAGAATGGATTGTGGAAGCACGATTGA